A region of Halalkaliarchaeum desulfuricum DNA encodes the following proteins:
- a CDS encoding DUF7847 domain-containing protein, with the protein MALLKALREAPRLLREQPILFVPMAIFAVLQTPQLFLETLDPIISLVGSLLVMALFVFITPVFYAGTIGIADDAAAGTPTSLGQFWSHVKEFYVSVLIAYLFITAATFAFGVAISIVAVVAIVVFGAGGMEAVGLPVLLAAGGIFALIVLAFVIALFAVHFYAHAIVIEGKGPVGGLSRSVHVVRHNIKPVIGYGLLSLVVGGLFGGLFALVISFAFPSAPAPGEPAPMPDLVPAILGSGASILGTTLFMTFFVVFSVVFYRTLVGMEEDSSGSGATMTDISADEFDSPNPSD; encoded by the coding sequence ATGGCCCTCCTGAAAGCCCTTCGAGAAGCCCCGCGGCTCCTTCGAGAGCAACCGATACTGTTCGTTCCGATGGCAATTTTCGCCGTCCTGCAAACTCCACAATTGTTCTTGGAGACACTCGACCCAATAATCTCATTGGTTGGATCCCTCCTCGTGATGGCGCTATTCGTATTCATAACGCCCGTCTTCTACGCCGGCACGATCGGCATCGCGGACGACGCAGCCGCTGGAACCCCAACCTCACTCGGGCAGTTCTGGAGCCACGTCAAGGAGTTCTACGTCTCCGTGTTGATCGCGTACCTGTTCATCACTGCCGCTACGTTCGCGTTCGGCGTTGCCATCTCGATCGTGGCGGTCGTCGCGATCGTTGTGTTCGGGGCGGGTGGAATGGAGGCCGTCGGTCTACCCGTGCTGCTCGCTGCCGGCGGCATCTTCGCGTTGATCGTCCTTGCGTTCGTGATCGCGCTGTTCGCAGTGCATTTCTACGCACACGCGATCGTTATTGAAGGGAAAGGCCCGGTCGGTGGACTCTCGCGGAGTGTGCACGTCGTTCGACACAACATCAAACCGGTCATCGGCTATGGGCTCCTTTCACTCGTAGTCGGCGGCCTGTTTGGCGGGCTGTTCGCGCTTGTTATCTCGTTTGCCTTCCCGTCAGCGCCGGCTCCCGGCGAACCCGCCCCGATGCCGGATCTCGTACCAGCGATACTCGGATCCGGCGCTTCCATCCTCGGAACCACGCTGTTCATGACGTTCTTCGTCGTCTTTTCCGTCGTCTTCTATCGAACGCTCGTCGGGATGGAGGAAGACTCGTCGGGATCGGGTGCGACGATGACAGATATTAGTGCCGATGAGTTTGATAGCCCAAATCCGTCGGATTGA
- a CDS encoding ABC transporter ATP-binding protein, which yields MTRDTDAIETQSLTKRFGNEVAVDGLDLTVAHGTVYGFLGPNGAGKTTTMRMLTSLTRPTDGQAWIDGNPVSDRDAIRESIGYLPEEPPVFDELTGREQLEYFGRLRDLPAVEMNTRITNWLDLFDLTDDADKRIEDYSKGMRQKVGLIQALLHEPDVVFLDEPTSGLDPRAARTVLDVIAELTDDGHTVFLSTHILSVVEELADVVGVLYEGNLVTEGAPAELTARMEAEEGTTLEDVFLSVTAERESIAPGPGPEDTGDMTDRSNARVDDR from the coding sequence ATGACACGAGACACAGACGCCATTGAGACGCAGAGCCTGACGAAACGCTTCGGTAATGAAGTCGCCGTCGACGGACTCGATCTCACCGTTGCACACGGCACGGTGTACGGGTTTCTCGGACCGAACGGGGCTGGGAAGACGACGACGATGCGGATGTTGACCTCGCTGACGCGACCGACTGACGGCCAAGCGTGGATCGACGGGAACCCTGTCTCGGATCGCGATGCGATCAGAGAATCGATCGGCTACCTCCCTGAGGAGCCTCCAGTCTTCGACGAGCTCACCGGTCGCGAACAGCTCGAGTATTTCGGTCGGCTTCGCGATCTCCCCGCAGTCGAGATGAACACCCGGATCACGAACTGGTTGGACCTGTTCGATCTCACCGATGATGCGGACAAGCGGATTGAGGATTACTCGAAGGGCATGCGCCAGAAGGTCGGGCTGATTCAGGCGTTGTTGCACGAGCCCGATGTCGTCTTCCTCGACGAGCCGACCAGCGGGTTGGACCCGCGAGCAGCCCGAACCGTCCTCGACGTCATCGCGGAACTGACTGACGACGGCCACACAGTGTTCCTCTCGACGCACATCCTCTCGGTCGTCGAGGAACTCGCGGATGTCGTCGGCGTCCTCTACGAGGGCAACCTCGTTACCGAGGGAGCGCCCGCGGAGTTGACCGCACGGATGGAAGCTGAGGAAGGGACTACTCTTGAAGACGTGTTCCTCTCGGTCACCGCCGAACGCGAATCGATCGCCCCCGGACCGGGCCCAGAGGATACTGGAGACATGACGGACCGATCGAATGCACGGGTCGACGACCGATGA
- a CDS encoding DUF4870 domain-containing protein produces MPSDCTHEPTPATQGPKLLEERTIGGILVHFVAIPTGVAGAGIVYLLATNEFTKRNARNALDWHLTVLALTVVTFGSLFTYAEFTGQGVTDVATLPSPVSTIASVVIPTLLTLWFLVTFWTFFVGLIAMGKATFGTAWRYPLSPALVDRYGSELDFPSKWPFVIFVYVVLLPLVIWGVFFGSTDGAAFFLSAFGLLGLIMLLTPLTAVAMYLHGERDQSRNTDWKPHVAAFVGTPILIAAAGYVISRVFTESMYPPGDAMYVFLAAFWVSSIVYLVRWWMTASN; encoded by the coding sequence ATGCCCTCCGATTGCACCCATGAACCGACCCCAGCGACCCAGGGGCCGAAACTCCTCGAGGAGCGGACGATTGGCGGCATCCTTGTCCACTTTGTAGCGATTCCAACCGGCGTTGCCGGCGCAGGGATCGTATATCTCCTCGCTACAAATGAATTCACGAAGCGAAACGCTCGAAACGCCCTCGATTGGCATCTCACCGTTTTGGCGCTGACGGTCGTCACGTTCGGGTCCCTGTTCACCTACGCCGAGTTCACGGGACAGGGCGTCACCGACGTCGCCACACTTCCTTCTCCCGTGTCCACGATCGCCAGCGTCGTGATTCCCACACTTCTCACGCTTTGGTTCCTCGTCACGTTCTGGACGTTCTTCGTCGGGCTCATTGCCATGGGGAAAGCAACGTTCGGTACCGCGTGGCGCTATCCCTTATCGCCGGCGCTCGTCGATCGGTACGGCTCCGAACTTGATTTCCCCAGTAAATGGCCCTTTGTCATTTTTGTGTACGTCGTTCTGCTGCCGCTCGTCATCTGGGGTGTGTTCTTCGGCTCGACGGATGGTGCTGCGTTCTTTCTCTCGGCCTTCGGACTGCTCGGTCTGATTATGCTGCTAACCCCGTTGACGGCGGTTGCGATGTACCTGCACGGCGAGCGAGATCAGTCCCGAAACACCGACTGGAAGCCGCACGTCGCAGCGTTCGTCGGCACTCCGATTCTGATCGCGGCTGCCGGATACGTGATCTCACGAGTCTTCACCGAGTCGATGTATCCCCCAGGAGACGCAATGTACGTGTTTCTCGCCGCGTTCTGGGTCTCGTCAATCGTGTACTTGGTTCGGTGGTGGATGACCGCGTCGAATTGA
- a CDS encoding DUF4870 domain-containing protein, giving the protein MTSTSSTSGPELLDERSLGGIFVHLLGLLTGFLGPAVVYVVSDHEYTRTNARHALNWHITVFVLSIVAMVTFFLGADELTVGGEPVELSLLPAPLDTVFGIVGMILVVIMMIALLLTFVYTIVATLKAIFGSIWPYPGSVDFVGWFH; this is encoded by the coding sequence ATGACATCCACATCCAGCACATCCGGTCCTGAACTGCTCGACGAACGCTCTCTCGGCGGCATCTTTGTCCACCTACTCGGACTGTTGACCGGGTTCCTCGGTCCAGCCGTCGTTTACGTGGTCTCGGATCACGAATATACACGGACGAATGCTCGACATGCGCTGAACTGGCACATCACTGTGTTCGTGCTGTCGATCGTTGCTATGGTGACGTTCTTTCTCGGTGCAGACGAACTCACCGTAGGCGGGGAACCGGTCGAACTGTCCTTACTCCCAGCGCCGCTCGATACGGTGTTCGGGATCGTCGGGATGATTTTGGTGGTCATCATGATGATCGCCCTCCTTCTTACGTTCGTTTACACTATCGTAGCGACACTGAAGGCGATTTTCGGGTCCATCTGGCCGTATCCCGGTTCGGTCGACTTCGTCGGGTGGTTCCACTGA
- a CDS encoding helix-turn-helix domain-containing protein, with amino-acid sequence MSAIPPWIDERIERNLDNALTQEHVVETMLESDRPFFSIRQLHARIKPDVSRATVRNRLRELQEIDVVATETYPDSITLYYINYPESEWPLSPEGERALHADTPLDRLSTRGFLTLSDTAGIRTLVLAGFQLSLVLFALGGVLTISGSDITGTQSDIVLWDTAFDLLLVSLALLVVERVVRSVRDKYGPLNLFPST; translated from the coding sequence GTGTCCGCGATTCCGCCCTGGATCGACGAACGGATCGAGCGGAACCTCGACAATGCGCTCACGCAGGAGCACGTCGTCGAGACGATGTTGGAGTCCGACCGACCGTTCTTCTCGATCCGCCAGTTGCATGCGCGTATCAAACCCGACGTCAGTCGGGCCACTGTCCGTAACCGCCTCCGGGAGCTACAGGAAATCGACGTGGTCGCGACGGAGACGTATCCCGACTCGATCACGCTGTACTACATCAACTATCCGGAGTCGGAGTGGCCACTCTCGCCTGAAGGTGAACGCGCGCTGCATGCAGATACCCCGTTGGATCGGCTCTCCACCCGCGGATTCCTCACCCTCTCGGACACGGCAGGAATCCGCACCCTGGTGCTCGCTGGCTTCCAGTTGAGCCTGGTACTGTTCGCGCTCGGCGGCGTTCTCACGATTAGTGGGAGCGACATCACCGGTACGCAGAGCGATATCGTCCTCTGGGACACCGCGTTCGATCTCCTGCTCGTGAGTCTAGCGTTGCTTGTCGTCGAGCGAGTCGTTCGATCGGTTCGCGACAAGTACGGCCCATTGAACCTTTTCCCGTCAACGTAA
- a CDS encoding recombinase family protein: MTTESEESWAYYVRVSTDKQDSGQASQLESVAAWLRDRDVDPSTVDAYVDRDESGSRDDRADFQQLVAAVEAGEYTDVVLPELSRLARRTATSAAFIDEAVAQDVTIHLLDDMIDRIDADDPMSQFFAKMLSVWMEEERKQTVRRIRRGVTHAQREGKWTGRPPVGFETNEEGYLVVDIEEFEAVCDALERLDAGESYRSVAKSTRFTRRTLSTVDKNSERRQWYLEGEAADDRVDTALDR; this comes from the coding sequence ATGACAACCGAATCCGAGGAGTCGTGGGCGTACTACGTTCGCGTCTCCACCGACAAGCAGGACAGTGGGCAAGCATCCCAGCTCGAAAGCGTCGCCGCGTGGCTGCGCGATCGAGACGTGGATCCGAGTACAGTCGACGCCTACGTCGATCGCGACGAAAGCGGGAGTCGCGACGATCGGGCGGACTTCCAGCAGCTCGTCGCCGCCGTCGAAGCCGGCGAGTACACCGATGTCGTGTTGCCCGAGCTCTCGCGACTGGCCCGGCGGACGGCCACGAGCGCAGCGTTCATCGACGAGGCCGTCGCCCAGGACGTGACGATCCACCTGCTGGACGATATGATCGACCGCATCGACGCCGACGATCCGATGAGTCAGTTCTTCGCGAAGATGCTCTCGGTGTGGATGGAGGAAGAACGCAAGCAGACCGTGCGTCGAATTCGGCGCGGCGTGACGCACGCCCAGCGGGAGGGGAAGTGGACCGGGCGGCCGCCGGTCGGCTTCGAGACGAACGAGGAGGGGTATCTCGTCGTCGACATCGAGGAGTTCGAGGCTGTCTGTGATGCGCTCGAACGGCTGGATGCCGGCGAGTCGTATCGATCGGTCGCGAAGAGTACGCGGTTTACCCGCCGGACGCTCTCGACGGTCGATAAGAATTCCGAGCGGCGGCAGTGGTATCTTGAGGGAGAGGCAGCAGACGATCGTGTCGATACTGCGCTCGATAGATGA